The Myxococcota bacterium genome includes the window TGTGGCCGTCCCCATCGATGATGGGGTGATCCAGGCCGGCGCGGATGCGCTCGAGGGCGCGCGGGTCGAACGTGGTCATGGCTTCCTCCCCGGCCAGTCTACTCCTGGACGGGGTGGGAACGGGAAGCCTTGGGCGGCCCGCCGGACTAGAGGCGGATGCGCGGGCGGGAGCGCCGACCGTTGAGGCTGTGGAGTGCCGCGCCCATCACCATCCCGACGGTCAGGATGCCGGCCCCTGTGATCCACTCGGGCCAGCGCGCGCCAGCCTTCAGCTCGAGGTTCTCGCGCGTGAGGGTCTCGATCTCGGCGCGTTGGCCGGCGTCGGTGCCCGCCAGCTCGGCGTTGGTCGTCTCGAGCTCCTTCACGCGCTCGGTCAGGCCCGTGAACTGGGAGCGAAACTCGGCCGTCTCGGATTCGGACTTCGCGAGACGCAGCCCGGCAGTGGGCTCTTCCTGGAGGAAGCCCTCGGGTATCCAGCCCTCGCCGAGTTCCTTCACCCGCACCTTGGTCCAGCCGTTGCGCGACGGCGCGAGCACGGTGACCTCGTCTCCCGAGGTGACGACGCCCTTGATCCGGAACTGGGTACCCGCCCCGCTGCGCAG containing:
- a CDS encoding TIGR04211 family SH3 domain-containing protein; the encoded protein is MATQEGAHPARVTHPFHLSTLLWIAVGIGLLFAAPATAQQAWVKDELRLNLRSGAGTQFRIKGVVTSGDEVTVLAPSRNGWTKVRVKELGEGWIPEGFLQEEPTAGLRLAKSESETAEFRSQFTGLTERVKELETTNAELAGTDAGQRAEIETLTRENLELKAGARWPEWITGAGILTVGMVMGAALHSLNGRRSRPRIRL